In a genomic window of Trichoderma atroviride chromosome 4, complete sequence:
- a CDS encoding uncharacterized protein (EggNog:ENOG41) has product MGIKGCWTCRERKVRCDLRKPTCGNCAKTLQSCKGYGMQLSWPREGNKRRAIVLDSGSNTPPRISRRSRRRGVVFLNVSSADVALSDALEEKLNLADYLHGFPIPRSLHVSPFSLSGDDAYLLEYFKESRARILAPIMDESLAYFVLKMAMTNPDSSFNLVLEGILALSSVLLAGPSKSQYYKTRLISMLQRDITRVDRESVIRNLIATMLLFQCEICNTANPGGLWRFYMCGAKKIMSAVSPSITLYQHDCMPLMDWIYYHEVMTEFSIRHWAEADAIDTFCKGPLAIRPSKISVGNSMASDGATCPIAVLDLVRHICKRPSPNGDSHIPYDNADMMRIQHLRQSLYGTIGEYGTFHGDFESSLSRQDKINSLYRYAALIYLNRTVSYVSTSSFSHRRLVREGILLLKNLGFCEGTWPLFVIACEANEDEQRLQILDILSDTRRELGQRSDHVVLIQQMIESIWNQNDLTIESDVNYGRILNAVISKAPALPLFA; this is encoded by the exons ATGGGCATCAAAGGTTGCTGGACATGTAGAG AGCGCAAAGTGCGGTGCGACTTGCGCAAACCTACTTGCGGCAACTGCGCAAAGACGCTGCAGTCCTGCAAAGGCTATGGCATGCAGCTGTCCTGGCCTCGGGAAGGAAACAAGCGACGGGCCATTGTGCTCGACAGTGGCTCAAACACGCCACCAAGAATATCACGGAGAAGTCGGCGGCGTGGTGTAGTGTTTTTGAACGTCTCATCCGCAGATGTCGCGCTGTCAGATGCTTTAGAAGAAAAACTCAACCTTG CCGATTATTTACACGGGTTTCCAATACCACGCTCACTACATGTTTCACCATTCTCGCTTTCGGGAGATGACGCATATCTACTCGAATATT TCAAAGAGAGCAGAGCACGGATTTTAGCCCCCATTATGGATGAATCTTTGGCATATTTCGTATTGAAAATGGCAATGACCAATCCTGACTCTTCTTTCAACCTTGTTCTCGAAGGAATCCTCGCGCTATCATCTGTATTACTTGCAGGGCCCTCAAAGAGCCAGTACTATAAGACGCGACTTATTTCAATGCTACAGAGAGACATAACTCGGGTCGACAGAGAAAGCGTCATCCGAAATCTGATTGCAACtatgcttctttttcagtGTGAA ATTTGCAATACGGCTAATCCCGGAGGGCTCTGGCGCTTCTATATGTGCGGAGCAAAGAAGATCATGTCGGCTGTTTCGCCTTCAATTACACTCTATCAACATGACTGCATGCCACTGATGGACTGGATTTATTACCACGAAGTCATGACTGAATTCAGCATCCGGCACTGGGCAGAGGCGGATGCTATTGATACGTTCTGCAAGGGACCTCTAGCGATTCGGCCCAGCAAAATATCTGTTGGAAACTCTATG GCTTCCGATGGAGCTACATGCCCTATAGCTGTTCTTGATCTGGTTCGACACATTTGTAAGCGACCGTCACCTAATGGAGACAGCCATATTCCATATGACAACGCCGATATGATGCGTATTCAGCATCTTCGACAAAGTCTCTACGGAACTATTGGAGAATATGGGACTTTTCACGGAGACTTTGAGTCATCACTCAGCAGGCAAGATAAGATCAACTCTCTCTATCGATATGCTGCGTTGATATACTTGAACCGTACTGTATCATACGTTTCCACATCATCGTTCTCGCACAGGCGATTGGTTCGGGAAGGCATTCTGCTTCTAAAAAACCTTGGCTTTTGTGAGGGCACATGGCCGCTGTTCGTTATAGCCTGCGAGGCTAATGAAGATGAACAACGTCTCCAAATATTAGACATTCTATCTGACACGAGGCGAGAACTGGGGCAGCGATCAGATCATGTCGTTTTAATTCAACAGATGATCGAGTCTATATGGAATCAGAACGACCTCACTATTGAGAGCGATGTGAATTACGGTAGGATACTCAACGCGGTCATTTCAAAGGCACCAGCCCTGCCGCTCTTCGCATAA
- a CDS encoding uncharacterized protein (EggNog:ENOG41) has translation MTAQKNKVEQPRIIRLTDEELETKTMGSYNLQAALEALHADGLVVLENAVDPAHLDHLNQRMVADAEQLKTREKAHINFSAETRNFQQEPVPEEGYIFDDIIANPWAAEILEHMLGPKPKIRLYSANTAFKAEARQPVHIDMALGYPRTPFGFCVNINLVSTSPENGATEFWLGTHNDPALEALTINGHGDDGPDPAIALEKKAARAKELGVPIDFADKLVEERRKVRPPIQASLPKGSLIIRDIRIWHAGMPNRTDDTRVMLVTVAVAPWYRNKQKILLPMRWQNRIQWGKLDPCIEWVENDRNYLQGSHDISLAQLP, from the coding sequence ATGACTgcacaaaaaaacaaggttGAACAGCCAAGAATCATCAGATTGACTGATGAAGAATTGGAAACAAAGACAATGGGATCCTATAATCTGCAGGCTGCCCTTGAAGCTTTGCATGCAGATGGCCTAGTTGTCCTTGAGAATGCGGTTGACCCAGCTCACTTAGACCACCTCAATCAACGGATGGTTGCCGATGCAGAGCAGCTAAAGACGCGCGAAAAAGCTCACATCAATTTCAGCGCAGAGACACGAAACTTCCAGCAAGAGCCTGTGCCAGAAGAAGGATACATCTTCGACGACATTATTGCGAACCCGTGGGCTGCCGAGATTCTTGAGCACATGCTGGGTCCTAAGCCGAAGATCCGTCTCTACAGTGCTAATACAGCCTTCAAAGCCGAAGCACGCCAGCCTGTACATATCGACATGGCTCTTGGGTATCCCCGCACGCCATTTGGCTTTTGTGTCAACATCAATCTAGTTTCAACCTCGCCGGAGAATGGGGCTACTGAGTTTTGGCTTGGCACACACAACGACCCAGCGTTGGAGGCACTCACTATCAATGGGCATGGGGATGACGGTCCTGATCCTGCTATAGCCCTCGAGAAAAAAGCAGCTCGAGCCAAGGAACTTGGCGTGCCCATCGATTTTGCAGACAAGCTCGTGGAAGAGCGCCGTAAAGTGCGGCCACCGATTCAAGCTAGCCTTCCCAAAGGCTCCCTCATCATCCGCGACATACGCATATGGCACGCGGGCATGCCCAATCGGACCGACGATACGCGTGTCATGTTGGTAACAGTTGCTGTGGCTCCTTGGTACCGCAATAAACAGAAGATTCTGTTGCCCATGCGGTGGCAGAACAGGATTCAATGGGGAAAACTTGATCCATGCATCGAATGGGTAGAGAACGATCGCAACTATCTTCAGGGCTCACACGACATTAGTCTAGCGCAGCTTCCTTGA
- a CDS encoding uncharacterized protein (EggNog:ENOG41), translating to MQLSWPREGNKRRAIVLDSGSNTPPRISRRSRRRGVVFLNVSSADVALSDALEEKLNLADYLHGFPIPRSLHVSPFSLSGDDAYLLEYCEQLTACCGTKIPNSNGIVKESRARILAPIMDESLAYFVLKMAMTNPDSSFNLVLEGILALSSVLLAGPSKSQYYKTRLISMLQRDITRVDRESVIRNLIATMLLFQCEICNTANPGGLWRFYMCGAKKIMSAVSPSITLYQHDCMPLMDWIYYHEVMTEFSIRHWAEADAIDTFCKGPLAIRPSKISVGNSMASDGATCPIAVLDLVRHICKRPSPNGDSHIPYDNADMMRIQHLRQSLYGTIGEYGTFHGDFESSLSRQDKINSLYRYAALIYLNRTVSYVSTSSFSHRRLVREGILLLKNLGFCEGTWPLFVIACEANEDEQRLQILDILSDTRRELGQRSDHVVLIQQMIESIWNQNDLTIESDVNYGRILNAVISKAPALPLFA from the exons ATGCAGCTGTCCTGGCCTCGGGAAGGAAACAAGCGACGGGCCATTGTGCTCGACAGTGGCTCAAACACGCCACCAAGAATATCACGGAGAAGTCGGCGGCGTGGTGTAGTGTTTTTGAACGTCTCATCCGCAGATGTCGCGCTGTCAGATGCTTTAGAAGAAAAACTCAACCTTG CCGATTATTTACACGGGTTTCCAATACCACGCTCACTACATGTTTCACCATTCTCGCTTTCGGGAGATGACGCATATCTACTCGAATATTGTGAGCAACTGACAGCTTGTTGTGGAACCAAAATCCCTAACTCTAATGGAATAGTCAAAGAGAGCAGAGCACGGATTTTAGCCCCCATTATGGATGAATCTTTGGCATATTTCGTATTGAAAATGGCAATGACCAATCCTGACTCTTCTTTCAACCTTGTTCTCGAAGGAATCCTCGCGCTATCATCTGTATTACTTGCAGGGCCCTCAAAGAGCCAGTACTATAAGACGCGACTTATTTCAATGCTACAGAGAGACATAACTCGGGTCGACAGAGAAAGCGTCATCCGAAATCTGATTGCAACtatgcttctttttcagtGTGAA ATTTGCAATACGGCTAATCCCGGAGGGCTCTGGCGCTTCTATATGTGCGGAGCAAAGAAGATCATGTCGGCTGTTTCGCCTTCAATTACACTCTATCAACATGACTGCATGCCACTGATGGACTGGATTTATTACCACGAAGTCATGACTGAATTCAGCATCCGGCACTGGGCAGAGGCGGATGCTATTGATACGTTCTGCAAGGGACCTCTAGCGATTCGGCCCAGCAAAATATCTGTTGGAAACTCTATG GCTTCCGATGGAGCTACATGCCCTATAGCTGTTCTTGATCTGGTTCGACACATTTGTAAGCGACCGTCACCTAATGGAGACAGCCATATTCCATATGACAACGCCGATATGATGCGTATTCAGCATCTTCGACAAAGTCTCTACGGAACTATTGGAGAATATGGGACTTTTCACGGAGACTTTGAGTCATCACTCAGCAGGCAAGATAAGATCAACTCTCTCTATCGATATGCTGCGTTGATATACTTGAACCGTACTGTATCATACGTTTCCACATCATCGTTCTCGCACAGGCGATTGGTTCGGGAAGGCATTCTGCTTCTAAAAAACCTTGGCTTTTGTGAGGGCACATGGCCGCTGTTCGTTATAGCCTGCGAGGCTAATGAAGATGAACAACGTCTCCAAATATTAGACATTCTATCTGACACGAGGCGAGAACTGGGGCAGCGATCAGATCATGTCGTTTTAATTCAACAGATGATCGAGTCTATATGGAATCAGAACGACCTCACTATTGAGAGCGATGTGAATTACGGTAGGATACTCAACGCGGTCATTTCAAAGGCACCAGCCCTGCCGCTCTTCGCATAA